A genomic window from Diospyros lotus cultivar Yz01 unplaced genomic scaffold, ASM1463336v1 tig00011517_3, whole genome shotgun sequence includes:
- the LOC127793515 gene encoding S-protein homolog 4-like: MSRFFLPSMALMMICFIGPTLCRQQDEEEKGFWMRSAVHVVNNLPDPMRVRCQSKDDDLGLQTLQPRQDLTWRFVPNVFIDNTLFYCHFYWGSKDKFFDVYNHDMGSHCSILHSKDKSCYWSVRSDGF; this comes from the coding sequence ATGTCGcgcttcttccttccttcaatGGCATTGATGATGATTTGTTTCATTGGCCCAACGCTGTGTCGGCAGCAAGACGAGGAAGAGAAGGGCTTCTGGATGAGAAGTGCAGTCCACGTCGTTAACAACCTCCCAGACCCAATGAGGGTTCGTTGTCAATCTAAAGATGATGATCTCGGCCTGCAAACACTCCAACCTAGGCAAGATCTTACTTGGAGATTTGTTCCCAACGTGTTCATAGACAACACTCTCTTTTACTGCCACTTCTACTGGGGCTCCAaggataaattttttgatgtcTATAATCATGACATGGGCAGCCATTGTTCAATTTTGCATTCCAAAGATAAGAGCTGCTACTGGTCTGTACGATCAGATGGGTTTTAA
- the LOC127793514 gene encoding S-protein homolog 5-like: MNRRQHDFESPYSTFRHFFLPSVALMMVCLVGSTSCNEQQGQEEKGFWLKVAVHVINDLPDPLRVQCKSKDTDIGLHILPTGQNLTWRFVPHIVIQNTLFFCHCYWRNKEAVFNVYDKFIDVYCTTFQSDDENCYWSVQPDGIYFSGTNKIGSYAKWYLWN, encoded by the coding sequence ATGAACCGAAGGCAGCATGATTTTGAGAGTCCCTACAGCACATTCCGCCACTTCTTTCTTCCCTCGGTGGCGTTGATGATGGTTTGTCTCGTCGGTTCAACATCGTGCAATGAGCAACAAGGTCAGGAAGAGAAGGGCTTTTGGTTAAAAGTTGCGGTGCATGTCATTAACGACCTCCCAGACCCATTGCGAGTTCAATGTAAATCTAAAGACACTGATATTGGGTTGCACATACTCCCAACTGGGCAAAATCTTACTTGGAGATTCGTTCCCCACATCGTTATTCAAAATACTCTCTTCTTCTGCCACTGTTATTGGCGCAACAAGGAAGCAGTCTTCAATGTTTACGATAAGTTCATAGACGTGTACTGTACAACCTTTCAGTCAGACGATGAAAACTGCTATTGGTCTGTACAACCAGACGGTATTTACTTTAGTGGTACCAATAAGATTGGTAGTTATGCCAAGTGGTATTTATGGAATTAG